The sequence ATCCTCAAAGGCATCTGGTTTATGCCAGTATAAATACTTTTCTTTTTCATATTCAATGCCATTTTTTGTTACTTTTCCAAATACTGCTCCCTTTGCTATTGCAACTGTACACGGATATATTTCTCCTTTAGGACCTATCACAGTGGATGATACGCTATCATACTCGCAATATCTATTTTGAGTAAGTATTGGGAAAAATACTTTAAATCCTTTTTTTGCAGCTTCTATATAAAATTTCGAGATTTTTTTGAATGAATTTAATCCTTTAAATTCATGAAGTTTTGCGTAAAATTCCCTATTATCTTCACTTGCTTGGAAAATCCATCTAAAATAAATTCGTATCCTTTCTTTTGGAAAATCATCAAACATTTCGAGAAGTTCTGGAATTTTGTCATAATTTTCCACGCCAACGTTTACCCTTAACGAAATGTGAGTTTCTTTGGTCATTTCTAACAATCTTTTTGTATTGTTATAAATGGTCTCAAATGTTCCTTTCCCCCCTTTTAAAGGTCTGTATTTGTTGTGATATTGGGGAGGTCCATCAAATGTTATCTGAACATTTTTTATATCAAGTTCATCAAAATATTTAGCTTTATCTTCATCAAGTAAATACCCATTCGTAGATATAGATGAAACAAAATCTGTGTGATATTTATCACATGTTTCAATCACATTTCTATTAATAAGTTTTATAACATCAAAATTTACTAACGGTTCTCCACCAAAC comes from Thermosipho affectus and encodes:
- a CDS encoding radical SAM/SPASM domain-containing protein, translating into MNKYKKSKYNVSFEEDNKVIFVNYLTRAIATVDKEKAEMIKEILREPNREWKEEYKKLKDDLIYGGYLVNKYFDELQHLKMLNYISRYDTSSPVFTILSTLQCNFDCVYCYESKEGPSMTQETAQEISDYLCEIATKKRKISIGWFGGEPLVNFDVIKLINRNVIETCDKYHTDFVSSISTNGYLLDEDKAKYFDELDIKNVQITFDGPPQYHNKYRPLKGGKGTFETIYNNTKRLLEMTKETHISLRVNVGVENYDKIPELLEMFDDFPKERIRIYFRWIFQASEDNREFYAKLHEFKGLNSFKKISKFYIEAAKKGFKVFFPILTQNRYCEYDSVSSTVIGPKGEIYPCTVAIAKGAVFGKVTKNGIEYEKEKYLYWHKPDAFEDEECKNCKILPICMGGCRNARLQGSKGCPEEKRDVEHFAKVWYFTKTLENKCKICEVEK